The DNA region TGGATTATGATGAAGCCTATAGGCTTGGCGTGGGTTATCACCCTACCAGCAGCAGGCTTAATGGCAGCAGCCGTATTTATGGGCTTTAAAATTGCTTTAGGACTTTAAGCCTTTCTTCATAAAGAGCCATAAGCTCTTTTTTAGCTTTTAAAAGATCATCTGTTAAAAGCTCATAGTGAATTTGTGAGCTTTTTTTATAGCTTTTATCATAATACTCCAAAAGCATAGCAATGAGTTTTTGCCATTGTTCCTTTTTAAAAGCGTCCTCTAAATCTAAACGCAAATTAAGGCTAATATAAGGACTAATTTTTCTTAAAGAGCTGTAAAAATTTACCTCATTCATTTTGCTTTTATAAAGTTTTTCTATACGCTCTATACGCTTTTCTTGCGAAGCAAAACAATGAATTTTGAAGCTTTTTTGCATCGCTTCATAAAGCTTTAGGGGTAGGGTTATAGAGCCTATTTTACGACTTTCGCTTTCTATAAAGGCAAGTTTTGTTTGCATAGAATAAAATAAAGCCTCATCAAAAGCCTTTTGGCTAGGCTGCTTTCCTAAAATATCTCCAAAAGAAGAGCCTAAGTGATTTGCCATTTTTTCTAAATTAATGGAATGCCCTAAAAGCTCCAAAAGCTCCGTTTTTCCACAAGCTGTATTACCACATAGCACAAGTAATTCACATTGCAAAGGTTTTGAAAAAAAGTCGTTTAAATACGCTCTATAAGCCTTAAAGCCACCCCTTAAACGCACAACCCTATATCCTAGCTCACTTAAAATCACCGCCATAGACTTTGAACGCAAACCTCCTCTAGCACAATAAATTCCAACCTTAGCACCGATTCTAAACTTGTCTGTAAAAAGAGGGATATGTTTTGCCATATTGGCACAAATATATTCAGCGCCCTTAGCTTTGGCTTTGGCTTGATTATGCTTATATAAAATGCCTATTTCTTGATGTTCTTCGCTATTTAAGGCGTAAAAATTCAAGGCTTTATTAAGATGAGAGTGAGAGTATTCAAGCGGACTTCTCGCATCAATTAAAGCATCAAATTTTTGCTTTAAAAACTCTGCATAATCAAGCTCTTCTAGCATTAAAAGCCTTAAGTAGTTTGTGATAAATTTTTTCCAAATCCACACCGCAAACCCTCGTTTGTCCTATGGAAGTGATAAAATTCGTATCTCCTATCCAACGCGGCACTAAATGATAATGGCAATGCGGTGCTATACCAGCACCAGCAGCTACGCTTAAATTCATACCTATATTAACCCCACTCGCTTTTAAGTGTTCTTTTAAAATTTGCACTCCCTCTCTCACAAAAAGACTCATTTCCACCCACACTTCTTCGCTTAAATTCTCTATATGTTCTTCGTGTTTATAAGGGATAACCATAAAATGCCCCGGCGTATAAGGATAGCGATTCATCACGCCAAAACAATGTTTTGCCCTAAAAAGTATGCCAAGCTCTTTATCTTTTTGAAGTTCACTTACACATAGGCAAAAGGGACATTGCTCACTTTTATCATTTAAATACTCGCTTCTCCAAGGTGCGTAAAGATGCTCCATTAATCCTCACATAAGGCTTTAAGAGCCTTACCCTCATCATTTTGTCTCATAAAATATTCACCGATTAAAAAAGCATCAACGCCTATTTTTTGAAGTTCTTTCAAAAATTCCTTATCTTCTAAACCACTTTCTGCGACGATGATTTTAGAATTTGGAATTTGAGGGATAAGCTTCTCGCAAAGACTCATATCCATAGTAAAATCGTCCAAATTTCTATGATTAATCCCGATAATATCAGCTCCAGCTAAAATCGCTTTTGTTAAATCTTCTTTATTGTGAATCTCCACTAAGGCTTCAAGTCCCAAATGCCTACTAAATTCCAAAAGTGCCTTAAGCTCTTTTGTGCTTAACATTTTTGCGATTAAAAGCACAAAATCCGCCCCATAAACCAAAGCTTCTAAAATTTGATACTCATCGAAAATAAAATCCTTTCTAAGCAAAGGAATTTGCGTATAACGGCGTATAAGACTAAGATATTCTAAAGAGCCTTTGAAATAAAAAGGCTCCGTTAAAATAGAAAGTGCGGCGGCGGAATTTTTTTCATAATTTAAGGCTATATTTAAAGGGTCAAAATCTTCTCTTAAAATTCCCTTACTAGGACTAGCCTTTTTCACTTCAGCGATGATTTTTATCTCATTACCAACTCTTTTTAACGCCTTGCAAACATCTTTTGGAAAAAAGGGATTAGCCGCTAAAGAGCGTCCAAGCATATCGTAAGGTAGGGTAAATTTGCGCTTTTCTAATTCTTCTTTTGTTTTTAAAAAAATTTCATCTAATATCATTTAAACAAGCCCTTATCGCTTTTTGATGCTCTTTGCTTTCACTCGAATTTGCGAATTCTTTATCCACAAAAGTCTTTTCTAAAAGCCCCCAAGCCTTTTTGCAATCTTTTAATTTATAATAGCCCCACGCCAAAGAGTCTAAATAATAAAAATTATTCGGCTCTTTTTGAAGAGCAAGCTCCACAAATTCCATGCCCTTTTTAACATCTAAGTCATAATCAATCAGCAAATAACCATAATAATTTAAATAAAGAGGGGAATTCTCTTTTGTCATCGCTTTTTCAAATTTTTTAGCCACACTTTTAGCGACCTCTAAACTAGGCTTTGTATTAAAACTAGCTTCTTCAAATTCAAATACCGCCGCACGAAGCAAATGCTCCTTATCTCCATTTTTTTCATAAAGCTTTAGGCTTAATTCTTTTGCCTTGTCAAAACGCTTTAAATTTTGTAATAAAAAAACCTTAAGTTCATCGTCTAAGTCATACTGAAAGGCTAAATCTAGGGCTTTTTGCCTTTGATTTTGCTTGATATAAATTTCAATCAAAGCGAGTAAAAAATTCTCATTAAAGCTTAATTCATAAAGCTCTAAATAAAGACTTTCAAGCTCTTTATAATTTCTCTCATCTAAATAAATTTTTGATAAAAATACACAAGTTTTTAAAGTGCAGCTTTGCTTTTGACGCATATCAATAAGAAATTTCTTCATACCTTTAATGTCATTTAAAAGCGTGTAAATTCCTATCATTTTTAATGCCATTGCTTCATTTGGTAGTTGCTTATAGGCGATTTTATAATATTTTAAGGCTTCTTTGAGCTGATTTTTTCTTAGTAAAATATCTCCATAAAGCTCGTAATTTCCGGGATAATCATCATTTTTTAAAAGCTCAAGAGTTAATTTCTGTGCCCTTGCTAAGTCCATATTTGAAAGAGAGTAAAGCACACTTAAACGCTTGATGTTAGGATTTGTTTGAAGAAATTTTTGTGCCTTTTCATTAAGTTCTTTTGTTTTGCTCAAATTATGCGTTAGACTTAAAAAGAAAGCCTGCTCTAAAAATTTAGCCTCGCCATTTTTTTCATACAAATTTAAGTAAATGTCTCTAGCACACTCAAATTCGCCATAATATTCACACACAAAAGCTTTCATTAAATCCTTATCAAGCGTATTTTCCATCACAGGTTTAAATTCTGCTTCAATGTGATGATTCTTACCCGCACAAGCTCCTAAAAAAAGACAGGCGATTAAGATAAATAAGTAATTCCTATACATTCTTTTTCCAATTCCTTTTTATGTGTTTTAAAATAGTCCCAAAAGGGAAAGGTTTTACATTGCGTAGGACGCAAAGCATAAATGGAACAATTTCTCCTCTTTGTATCAAAAAAAATACAAGCAAACCCATCCTCAAATTTCTTTTCTTTTAAGCTAAATTTAAAGCCAACCTTTCTTAAAAAACGCTCCCTAAATTCTAATTCGTCAAGCTTAAAATGCTCTCTTAAAAGTCTAATTTCTTCTTGATTAACAAAAATATTACCACTTTCTCCCGTGCAGCATTTACCCCCGCAACTTTCGCATTTACTTTCATCAAAGCTATATTTAAAGCCCTCTTTTAAAATCATAACTTTCAATCCTAAATTTCGTGTTAAGCTCTCTCATTTCCTTGCTTAAAATTCCTTCCTCATAGACAAATAAGGGTGAACTTATTTCGCAAAGACTTTTTGCACTTTTAGCTACTTTTACTAAAATAAGCCTTGCTTTAACACCCTTTTTGCTATGAATAAAGCGAATTTTAGTCATTTTTAGCTTGTATTTCTCTAAAATCACACAAATTTCACTCAAAGCCAAAGCCTCGTAACAAAAATAAAACACTCCACGCGGAGCAAGTAAAGAATTAACGCCCCTAACCAAATCCTCAAGCGGTAAAAAAGAAGCACTTTTACTCATACTTTTATGTAAATTCGTGCTTTTTTGCGCTTCTTGCCTATAAAAAGGAGGGTTACAAACGATGCAGTCAAATCGCTTTTCACTTTTAAATTCTTTAAAATCTTTATGTAAAATTTCCGCTTCAAAATTATTTTGCTTTAAATTTTCTTGAATTAGCATAATATTTTCTTTTTGAAGCTCCAATAAAGAAAGCTTTAAATTTGTGTTAAAACTTTTAAGTAAAATCCCTATAATCCCACAGCCAGCACCTACATCTAAAAGTGTTTTTTGATTTAATTTATCCTCTAAAACAAAAGCACTTAAGAGTAAGGAATCACTATTATAACGATAAGCATTTGAAAATTGAAAGAATTTTAAAATTTGCATTGTAACCTTGTGGTGGTGGAGACGAGGGGAATTGAACCCCTGTCCAAAAATAGCCCAAAAAAGACCTCTACATACTTAGCAAAGATGACTCTTTCATCAAATTCCGCTCATCTTCCAAAACTTAAGAACTTGACTAGACTAAACTTCGCTTTAAGGTGCGTCAAGCCTTAAAACTACACTACCAAAAATGACTAAAACTTAAGCTAGATAGTATCGCTCAAGCTCTAGGCTCAACTGAACTTACGCAACTTTAGCGTAAGCAGGAGCAAATTTCGCGTTGTTTGCGTTTAATTTTATTTAGGCTTTTTACGCTTTGCCCAAAGCGGTATGCCATCCTAGTCAAACTACTCCTGTCGAAGCCAGGTCGTCCCCATTATTTAGAAATAACATTTGGAACATTAACAATTAAAGGATTAAAAATAGCTAAAACAGAGGCGTCATTTTCATAACTTCTACAATATTTCTCAAACTGATCGCCAAGCAAAAGCATCCAGTCCATAAATTCCTCACTCGCAGGTCCCTCAAAACGCTTTGCCTGTGCCATCATCTCCTCACAAAACACACAAAGATCCGTTACCTCATCTAAGCTCAGTCTCCTCGCAGCCCAAGCGGTATTATGTGCTAGAGTTTCAAGCTCACTTATAGCTTCTTTATATTTCATCTTATCACTTCCAAGTTTTATAATCAAAGGCTCAAACCCATCGCACATCTTGCGAAAAAATTCCAAAAATTTCTCCACTTCATCGACATCATATTCAAGTTCTAATTTCGTCAAAATTCCCATAATATTATTCTAACTCCAAATCAAACATTTTGAAATTATAACAAATGTTTTAAAATGAGAAAAACATCTTTGAATTCTCAAATTAATTATATCAATCTTGATTTATTGATACAATTTTAATACACTTCTTCTCAAAATAAAATCAGAGGTATGTATGCAAATCTCACAAATTTTTATGGGATATTTTCTCTGCTATTTTATAAAACTCTCTTTGTTGTTTTAAATAATTTATTGACTATGATGGAAAATTTTTATGAGTTATGTAGACTTCATCATTTTTATACTCACTTTACTTTGCATTTATATCCGTCCTTTTAATTTGCCTTTGTGGGTGTATAGCTCTCTTGGGGCGGCACTTTGCTTGGGATTTGGGGTTGTGAGTTTGAGCGATGTGGCGTTTGTGTGGGGTATAGTGTGGGATAGCACCTTTAGCCTTGTTGGGCTTATTATTTTTGCATTATCTTTAGAAAAGCTTGGATTTTTTGAAGTTTTAGCCCATTACACGCTAAGGCTTTCTACACATAAGCAAACCTTGCATTTACAAACTTGGAAATTTTTTGTCTTTATAGGTGTGCTTACAAGTGTGTTAGCGACATTTTTTTCTAATGATGGAGCGATTTTAATCCTAACGCCTCTAATCATCGCACTTTTAACCCATATCAAAAATGTCAAATTCTCACGCTCTCCGCTTATCATCTTTTTACTATTTGTAGGATTTATGAGCGATTTTGCTTCAAATACATTTATCTTTTCAAATCTCACAAACATCATCACCGCAGATTTTTTTACAATCAAATTTATCGATTTCGCTTTAACTATGGCATTACCACAGCTTTTTGTCATTTTTGCTACCCTTGTGTTATTTTGGATTTTATTTACACGCAAACTCCCAAAAACGCTAGAGTTTAAAGTGCATACACAAGCTTTGCCAAAGCCTAGTATTACGTTATTTTGTTTTGCCTTAATCTTACTTTTGCTCTTTGGCATTATTAGCGGGGAGAAATTTGGCATTGCTCTTTGTGTTTTCACGCTAGGCGTGGCATTTTTAAGCACGCTGTGTGGAATCCTAACGCACAAAATTACGCTCACACAAATGCTCAAACTTGCCCCTTTAGGCATTGTAACTTTTAGCTTGGGGTTATTTATCGTGGTATTTGGGCTAAATAATATGGGGCTTGTTGGCTTACTAGCTGAAGGGCTTAAGCGTTTTGATACCCTGCCATTGTTCGCACAAATCTTTAGCGTAGGTATATCTTCAAGTCTTGGCTCTAGTGTGATAAATAATTTGCCTATGGTCCTGCTAGGAGATTTAGTATTGCAAGATTCTAGTAACGCACTTATTTTTGCTCATTTACTAGGCTGCAATGTCGGGGCAAAGCTTACTCCCATTGGCTCACTAGCAACTTTGCTTTGGCTTTTTAGCCTTAAACGCTACGGAATTAGCATTAGCTTTTTGCAATATATGCTCGTAGCTTTGCTTATCGTGCCTTTTGTGCTTTTTTTCGGACTTTTGGGACTTTGGCTTTGTGCGATGATGTAATAATATTTTAAAATATTTCTATATTAGTTTTTATTTAAACAAAGAATAAATAAATTTTTATCTAATTCTTATCATATTTGCTTTATATTGGTACAATCTTGGTTTTGTATATTTGATAAGGATAATTGATGAAGACAAGGGCATTTTTATTATCAGTTGCGGTGGCACAAAGTTTGTATGCGATGAATGTAGATAAGAATAATTTTTATACGAGAGATTATTTAGACTTTGGACAGAATTTAGGGCAATTTACTCCCGGAGCGACTAATCTTAGCATTATCAAAAAAGACGGCTCAAAGGTCGCTTTGCCTGATTTACCCTTTCCTGATTTTTCTAAATTTAATGGTGCAAATAAGACTTCAGTTGGTGGAGCTTATATGGCTTCAGCAAAACATATCGTGCATCCAAATGGCAGACCAATAGTTTTAGATTCAAACATTAAGCTTGGCGATTCATCATATGCCGATAAGCAAGTTACAACATACGCAAACGACTCAGCATATACAAGAGTGAATAAATTTATCGTAGAGGGGGGCTATAAGGTTATAAGCTTTAATGATTTGAAAAAAAATGCAGCAAATTATATGACTCATTATAAAGATGAAGAACGCATTATTATATATAGAAGCGGTGATGGGATTATGAGTTTCCAGCATTGGGATGGTAGCCCTAATGCTAAAGAGATGGTAAGAACAGGAGCTAGAGCAGGGAACTTATTTTATATCAAGCCAAGTGATATTGGTAGCAATCAATTGGTTGTAAGACCAAATGGCAATCATTATGGACCTCTTAAGGGTGTTATTAACTCAGGAGATAGCGGAAGCCCTATTTTTGTCTTTAATAAAACAACGCAAGAATGGGAAATTGTAGGGACTACTCACGGCGGAACACCGAGTGGTCAAAAAGTTGCAAACACTTTTTGGGCTATTACTGATCCCAATCAGCTTGATAGTTTTAAAAAACAATTTGAAAAAGAAAGAGTTGCAAATGGTGGGACATATCAAAACGAACAAAATAAAGACAGCGTATATAACGATAGTGGAACGATAACTATAAATGACGCAGTAAATCAAGGCATAGGGGGAATAATCTTAAGGGGGGATAATAAGACACTAGAAATTAGTGGTAGTGGCTCTTTTGCTGGGGCTGGGATCGATATAGTAGAAGAAAATTCTAAGGTTGTGTGGAACACAGGAGTTAGTGGCGATTTACACAAAATCGGCAAGGGCGAACTCGAAGTAACA from Campylobacter upsaliensis includes:
- a CDS encoding HIT family protein, with the protein product MEHLYAPWRSEYLNDKSEQCPFCLCVSELQKDKELGILFRAKHCFGVMNRYPYTPGHFMVIPYKHEEHIENLSEEVWVEMSLFVREGVQILKEHLKASGVNIGMNLSVAAGAGIAPHCHYHLVPRWIGDTNFITSIGQTRVCGVDLEKIYHKLLKAFNARRA
- a CDS encoding tRNA1(Val) (adenine(37)-N6)-methyltransferase, whose protein sequence is MQILKFFQFSNAYRYNSDSLLLSAFVLEDKLNQKTLLDVGAGCGIIGILLKSFNTNLKLSLLELQKENIMLIQENLKQNNFEAEILHKDFKEFKSEKRFDCIVCNPPFYRQEAQKSTNLHKSMSKSASFLPLEDLVRGVNSLLAPRGVFYFCYEALALSEICVILEKYKLKMTKIRFIHSKKGVKARLILVKVAKSAKSLCEISSPLFVYEEGILSKEMRELNTKFRIESYDFKRGL
- a CDS encoding tetratricopeptide repeat protein, which translates into the protein MYRNYLFILIACLFLGACAGKNHHIEAEFKPVMENTLDKDLMKAFVCEYYGEFECARDIYLNLYEKNGEAKFLEQAFFLSLTHNLSKTKELNEKAQKFLQTNPNIKRLSVLYSLSNMDLARAQKLTLELLKNDDYPGNYELYGDILLRKNQLKEALKYYKIAYKQLPNEAMALKMIGIYTLLNDIKGMKKFLIDMRQKQSCTLKTCVFLSKIYLDERNYKELESLYLELYELSFNENFLLALIEIYIKQNQRQKALDLAFQYDLDDELKVFLLQNLKRFDKAKELSLKLYEKNGDKEHLLRAAVFEFEEASFNTKPSLEVAKSVAKKFEKAMTKENSPLYLNYYGYLLIDYDLDVKKGMEFVELALQKEPNNFYYLDSLAWGYYKLKDCKKAWGLLEKTFVDKEFANSSESKEHQKAIRACLNDIR
- a CDS encoding arsenic transporter encodes the protein MSYVDFIIFILTLLCIYIRPFNLPLWVYSSLGAALCLGFGVVSLSDVAFVWGIVWDSTFSLVGLIIFALSLEKLGFFEVLAHYTLRLSTHKQTLHLQTWKFFVFIGVLTSVLATFFSNDGAILILTPLIIALLTHIKNVKFSRSPLIIFLLFVGFMSDFASNTFIFSNLTNIITADFFTIKFIDFALTMALPQLFVIFATLVLFWILFTRKLPKTLEFKVHTQALPKPSITLFCFALILLLLFGIISGEKFGIALCVFTLGVAFLSTLCGILTHKITLTQMLKLAPLGIVTFSLGLFIVVFGLNNMGLVGLLAEGLKRFDTLPLFAQIFSVGISSSLGSSVINNLPMVLLGDLVLQDSSNALIFAHLLGCNVGAKLTPIGSLATLLWLFSLKRYGISISFLQYMLVALLIVPFVLFFGLLGLWLCAMM
- the mnmH gene encoding tRNA 2-selenouridine(34) synthase MnmH; this translates as MLEELDYAEFLKQKFDALIDARSPLEYSHSHLNKALNFYALNSEEHQEIGILYKHNQAKAKAKGAEYICANMAKHIPLFTDKFRIGAKVGIYCARGGLRSKSMAVILSELGYRVVRLRGGFKAYRAYLNDFFSKPLQCELLVLCGNTACGKTELLELLGHSINLEKMANHLGSSFGDILGKQPSQKAFDEALFYSMQTKLAFIESESRKIGSITLPLKLYEAMQKSFKIHCFASQEKRIERIEKLYKSKMNEVNFYSSLRKISPYISLNLRLDLEDAFKKEQWQKLIAMLLEYYDKSYKKSSQIHYELLTDDLLKAKKELMALYEERLKVLKQF
- a CDS encoding YkgJ family cysteine cluster protein; amino-acid sequence: MILKEGFKYSFDESKCESCGGKCCTGESGNIFVNQEEIRLLREHFKLDELEFRERFLRKVGFKFSLKEKKFEDGFACIFFDTKRRNCSIYALRPTQCKTFPFWDYFKTHKKELEKECIGITYLS
- the trpC gene encoding indole-3-glycerol phosphate synthase TrpC, with the protein product MILDEIFLKTKEELEKRKFTLPYDMLGRSLAANPFFPKDVCKALKRVGNEIKIIAEVKKASPSKGILREDFDPLNIALNYEKNSAAALSILTEPFYFKGSLEYLSLIRRYTQIPLLRKDFIFDEYQILEALVYGADFVLLIAKMLSTKELKALLEFSRHLGLEALVEIHNKEDLTKAILAGADIIGINHRNLDDFTMDMSLCEKLIPQIPNSKIIVAESGLEDKEFLKELQKIGVDAFLIGEYFMRQNDEGKALKALCED
- a CDS encoding histidine phosphotransferase; amino-acid sequence: MGILTKLELEYDVDEVEKFLEFFRKMCDGFEPLIIKLGSDKMKYKEAISELETLAHNTAWAARRLSLDEVTDLCVFCEEMMAQAKRFEGPASEEFMDWMLLLGDQFEKYCRSYENDASVLAIFNPLIVNVPNVISK